In one Drosophila pseudoobscura strain MV-25-SWS-2005 chromosome X, UCI_Dpse_MV25, whole genome shotgun sequence genomic region, the following are encoded:
- the LOC4813037 gene encoding G patch domain-containing protein 1 homolog has protein sequence MDDEESLHRFGTPLPPLEKDVVPAKKPLAIEDQIVKDENGMRRFHGAFTGGFSAGFWNTVGSLEGWTPQTFKSSRAEKATPRAQQRPEDFMDKEDLGEFGIAPQGIRTREEFAKESEEEQRTGQRKRKLMQPEQVGPIPGVPVLEHLLRPVRDKVAVRILKSMGWKPGQGVGPRQTRKEKRLASARNKREQYLLDHYGAEGLPSLDQLQNAAVEEGNDDDDDEDDEEITFAPNDYEPIFYTPKENRFGMSYSGLSRDPILSKSSSSHPAAPMQHINLFGQLETQPKQKQLSIRGQAFGVGAFEEEDDDIYARDDLTRYDFSLADKKPKQKKIQHVQQRHVIDGFSEDKSEAALHKPYAIDLPRDFKPRNWLQRRSRFEPMDSERAKKLEARNEYKKTGLGRHDLNPDQRAQLLGEQKSQKEEQQQQQQQQQPQPPSRNPFKDRGKLLELINAKSEGFTKGGLITEEELPKAETAATAMAKQVKESNTTIQEKAVLKTKDLASATPSGGFKPFLADEAKQERYDKFLDAQLKTDAEITEFLANMQPVTLSLWDREMEKKEFIQAAKIYRPLNGLMYDRFVSEATVQAEQAKEQQKPPEERKVVMERNKTMWKPASLLCKRYNIAEPFGGSMLEPPKELKGKPKISIFDYLETSINSKADFQTPTIRPKHMEKPKPAVASSFALAPLDPPAAVAPEPEKEKPAQKKEEEPIVKASFVPRTPLEHAVDESREKPISEKKDLFRSIFEDSDDEEKVAVPPPQIATLSTPQEKLAAINEALGLPSTSAASAATLNVLRNNSPPRGIFAALFKPIEEAAAPAKFAPIEGNKLKIAYKSREERLRNDKELAMAQVPAEDIYGPKLPGKGPPPRTQETDHAEVDLEAKLQHLWQKHAPKKRSADKWVEKKTLSSDDSDSDSSSDTSSSCSASSPRKAKRSRVSKSKKSSHRSSSSKKSKKSKQKSKKKSKKSSDRSKPKAKKKKSKH, from the exons ATGGATGATGAAGAATCCTTGCACCGCTTCGGCACACCGCTTCCACCACTGGAGAAGG ACGTAGTGCCGGCCAAGAAGCCGCTGGCGATTGAGGACCAAATCGTAAAAGATGAGAACGGAATGAGGCGCTTCCATGGTGCCTTCACGGGCGGATTCAGTGCCGGCTTTTGGAACACGGTGGGCTCTCTGGAAGGCTGGACACCGCAGACTTTCAAGAGTTCGCGCGCAGAGAAGGCCACTCCGAGAGCCCAACAGCGGCCCGAGGACTTCATGGACAAGGAGGACCTGGGAGAGTTCGGCATCGCGCCGCAGGGCATACGCACTCGCGAGGAGTTCGCCAAGGAgagcgaggaggagcagcgcaCGGGCCAGCGCAAGAGGAAACTAATGCAGCCAGAGCAAGTCGGTCCCATTCCAGGGGTGCCCGTGCTGGAGCACCTGCTGCGCCCAGTCCGCGACAAGGTGGCCGTGAGGATACTCAAGAGCATGGGCTGGAAGCCGGGCCAGGGCGTGGGTCCCCGCCAGACCAGGAAGGAGAAGCGTCTGGCCAGCGCCAGAAACAAGCGGGAGCAGTATCTCCTCGACCACTACGGAGCCGAGGGACTGCCCAGCCTGGATCAGCTCCAAAACGCAGCTGTAGAAGAAGgaaacgatgatgatgatgatgaggatgatgaggAGATCACCTTTGCCCCCAATGATTACGAGCCCATCTTCTACACGCCCAAGGAGAATCGCTTCGGCATGAGTTACTCCGGCCTCAGCCGAGACCCCATTCTGTCCAAGTCGTCCTCTTCCCATCCAGCAGCTCCCATGCAGCACATCAATCTGTTCGGCCAGCTGGAGACGCAGCCCAAGCAGAAACAGCTCTCCATACGAGGCCAGGCCTTTGGAGTTGGTGCCTTTgaagaggaggacgacgacATCTATGCCCGCGATGACTTGACACGCTACGATTTCTCCCTGGCCGACAAGAAGCCCAAGCAAAAGAAGATCCAGCACGTCCAGCAGCGCCACGTCATCGATGGCTTTAGCGAGGACAAGTCGGAAGCAGCCCTGCATAAGCCCTACGCCATAGATCTCCCACGGGACTTTAAGCCCAGGAACTGGCTGCAGCGGCGCAGTCGCTTTGAGCCGATGGACAGCGAGCGGGCCAAGAAGCTGGAGGCGAGGAATGAATACAAAAAGACAGGCCTCGGCAGGCACGACCTCAATCCGGACCAGCGGGCCCAGCTGCTGGGGGAACAGAAGAGCCAGaaagaagagcagcagcagcagcagcagcagcagcagccgcagccgcccAGCCGCAATCCCTTCAAGGATCGTGGCAAATTGCTGGAGCTCATAAACGCCAAGTCTGAAGGCTTCACCAAGGGTGGTCTGATAACCGAGGAGGAGCTTCCCAAAGCAGAGACGGCTGCAACAGCGATGGCCAAGCAGGTGAAAGAAAGCAATACAACGATCCAGGAGAAGGCCGTCCTCAAGACCAAGGATTTGG CCTCTGCGACTCCCTCAGGTGGCTTCAAGCCCTTCCTGGCGGACGAGGCCAAACAGGAACGCTACGATAAATTTTTGGACGCACAGCTCAAGACAGATGCGGAGATAACAGAGTTCCTGGCCAACATGCAGCCGGTGACGCTTTCCCTGTGGGATCGAGAGATGGAGAAGAAGGAATTCATTCAGGCAGCCAAGATCTATCGACCCCTGAATGGGCTAATGTACGACAGGTTCGTGTCGGAGGCCACCGTCCAGGCGGAACAggccaaggagcagcagaagccgcCCGAGGAGCGGAAGGTGGTCATGGAGCGGAACAAGACCATGTGGAAGCCCGCCTCGCTGCTCTGCAAGCGTTACAACATAGCCGAACCATTCGGTGGGTCCATGCTGGAGCCGCCAAAGGAGCTCAAAGGAAAGCCCAAGATATCAATATTCGATTACCTGGAGACTTCCATCAATAGCAAGGCTGATTTCCAGACTCCAACGATCAGACCCAAGCACATGGAGAAGCCCAAGCCAGCTGTAGCTTCTTCGTTTGCTTTAGCTCCTCTAGACCCTCCAGCTGCTGTGGCGCCTGAGCCTGAAAAAGAGAAACCTGCTCAGAAGAAGGAAGAGGAGCCTATAGTCAAGGCAAGTTTTGTGCCGAGGACTCCCTTGGAGCATGCTGTCGATGAGTCCCGGGAGAAACCCATTTCGGAGAAGAAGGATCTGTTTAGGAGCATCTTCGAGGATAGCGACGATGAGGAGAAGGTGGCTGTGCCACCTCCTCAGATAGCAACATTGTCCACTCCGCAGGAAAAACTGGCTGCAATTAATGAAGCTTTGGGTCTGCCCTCGACCTCGGCTGCCTCGGCGGCAACCTTGAATGTTCTGAGAAATAATTCACCGCCGCGCGGGATCTTTGCGGCACTCTTCAAGCCAATAGAGGAGGCCGCAGCGCCTGCAAAGTTCGCGCCCATCGAGGGGAACAAGCTGAAGATTGCCTACAAGTCGCGCGAGGAGCGACTGAGGAACGACAAGGAGCTGGCCATGGCTCAAGTGCCAGCCGAGGATATCTATGGACCTAAGCTGCCTGGAAAAGGGCCGCCTCCAAGGACCCAGGAGACCGACCATGCCGAAGTTGACCTCGAGGCGAAGCTTCAGCATCTCTGGCAGAAGCACGCTCCTAAGAAGCGCTCTGCCGACAAGTGGGTGGAGAAGAAGACTCTCTCGTCTGACGATAGTGATAGCGATAGTTCTAGTGACACATCTAGTTCCTGCTCTGCCTCGTCCCCTCGCAAGGCCAAGAGGTCAAGAGTCAGCAAATCTAAAAAGAGCTCCCACCGAAGCTCTAGCTCGAAAAAGTCTAAGAAATccaaacagaaatcaaagaaaaagtcAAAGAAGAGCAGCGACAGATCAAAGCCTAaagcgaaaaagaaaaagagcaAGCATTGA
- the DCTN1-p150 gene encoding dynactin subunit 1: MSEKNLKVGARVELTGKDLFGTVAYVGMTSFAVGKWVGVVLEEPKGKNDGSVKGQQYFQCEENFGMFVRPTQMRVVAPAPGTADFTPPTAQPTKARLSSSRTSLSSSRQSLVGSRTQLTASLSERTGSSSSIGPRKSLAPQSSKDREASSTSLAETAAAVGGNGSHASSKRASFVETGFLEILKPQFTPSQPMRSPSFTTLPQPSGTSSSSEDKAALLESQKTSAELQTQLADLTEKLETLKQRRNEDKERMREFDKMKIQFEQLQEFRTKIMAAQASLQKELQRAKQETKDAIEAKERHAQEMAELSDSVEMITLDKEMAEEKADTLQLELESSKERIEELQVDLELLRSEMQNKAESTIGNIAADGTTTGGLSTYEFKQLEQQNVRLKDTLVRLRDLSAHDKHDIQKLSKELEMKRSEVAELERTKEKLSAKIDELEGTVADLQEQVDAALGAEEMVEQLAERKMELEDKLKLLEEEISQLEALEEVHEQLVESNHELELDLREELDMAHGAKKDVLRERDAAIETIYDRDQTITKFRELVQKLNEQLTELRERTSSNEDKSLQDPSLKLATETIDYKQMFAESKAYTRAIDVQLRQIELSQANEHVHMLTAFMPESFMNRGGDHDSILVILLISRIVFKCGIVVSQTRERFPAVEAVTREAVTQGHAVQQYTFKCRLMHYIHNLQCALHQILYGLNSCQPDTLLRAGSSLPEMVAQEKIVDGIIELLKSNQLDENSTTDNIEKCVAFFNAMNSVLLAGEQLLNEIQMIRDCVASLGAACESILNDTAIAKVIIQEAGATSDSMLLIQYLNEQMESIRQQVKLIKRRLPSDQHVIKCGLSQHKVDAMRALAQNISRIMSAMHQATRQSLAAIVANIESDNAAEHTLPQDKYWSLLSAACERIYEQDDRGPTHNFKTLLAQANTDLQHIAQHLLDKEYEIITAANTSTSGSGSGPQRPTAAQSTPIIQRAQLIKKQLEQKNVLAATLENREADIKQLKLAAKMKQNELSEMQIRKDLAEKKLSVLQNEYEHAVEKWKQQYEETSQQLSLKEKEFEETMDHLQSDIDALESEKSDLRDKLKLNTSTGKNQSSDSHSQHSLSTAASAGPGSTNVSYSTPAGTAPAVAEEVQLLKCAFNHERNERLRLQAQDMRVKLAQFEPIHVPQPQDQRINALESELTRMKHAWVLSLLQVRSKDAVSSGSLNSVALQRRHQPVPPKGEISSKASQLASDILTEYLQRKPHRAARGQFASFPTVDVKRVLQI, translated from the exons ATGTCGGAGAAGAACCTCAAGGTGGGCGCCCGGGTCGAACTGACCGGCAAGGATCTGTTCGGCACGGTGGCCTACGTTGGCATGACCAGCTTTGCCGTCGGCAAGTGGGTTGGTGTCGTGCTGGAAGAGCCGAAGGGCAAGAACGACGGCTCCGTCAAGGGCCAGCAGTACTTTCAGTGCGAAGAGAACTTCGGCATGTTTGTGCGGCCCACACAGATGCGTGTGGTGGCCCCAGCGCCCGGCACTGCCGATTTCACCCCGCCCACGGCCCAACCCACAAAGGCACGGCTGAGCAGCTCACGCACCTCACTCTCGTCCAGTCGGCAGTCATTGGTAGGCTCACGAACCCAACTCACCGCGTCCCTGAGCGAGCGGACCGgctcgagcagcagcattggCCCACGCAAGTCCCTGGCCCCGCAGAGCAGTAAAGACAGGGAGGCCTCCAGCACTTCCCTGGCggagacagcggcagcggtgggTGGAAACGGCTCGCATGCCTCCTCCAAGCGGGCCTCGTTCGTAGAGACGGGCTTCCTGGAGATCCTGAAGCCGCAGTTCACGCCCTCCCAGCCGATGCGCTCGCCCTCGTTCACGACCCTGCCCCAGCCTAGCGgaacgtcgtcgtcgtcggagGACAAAGCCGCGCTGCTGGAGTCGCAGAAAACGAGTGCGGAACTGCAGACGCAGCTAGCCGATCTCACGGAGAAGCTGGAGACGCTCAAGCAGCGCCGCAACGAGGATAAGGAGCGAATGCGCGAGTTCGACAAGATGAAGATCCAGTtcgagcagctgcaggagTTCCGCACCAAGATCATGGCCGCCCAGGCCTCCCTGCAGAAGGAGCTGCAGAGGGCCAAGCAGGAGACCAAAGACGCCATTGAGGCCAAGGAGCGGCATGCCCAGGAAATGGCCGAGCTCTCCGACAGCGTCGAGATGATCACACTGGACAAGGAAATGGCCGAGGAGAAGGCAGACACCCTCCAGCTCGAGCTGGAGTCCTCGAAAGAGCGCATCGAGGAGCTGCAGGTGGACCTCGAGCTGCTCCGCTCCGAGATGCAGAACAAGGCGGAGAGCACCATCGGCAACATCGCCGCCGATGGCACCACCACCGGCGGCCTCTCCACCTACGAGTtcaagcagctggagcagcagaaTGTACGCCTCAAGGACACGCTGGTCCGCCTAAGGGACCTCTCGGCCCACGACAAGCACGACATACAGAAGCTCAGCAAGGAGCTGGAGATGAAGCGCTCGGAGGTGGCCGAGCTGGAGCGCACCAAGGAGAAACTGAGCGCAAAGATCGATGAACTGGAGGGCACAGTCGCCGACTTGCAG GAACAAGTCGATGCCGCACTTGGTGCCGAGGAGATGGTCGAGCAGCTGGCCGAGAGGAAAATGGAGCTGGAGGACAAGTTGaagctgctggaggaggagaTCAGCCAGCTGGAGGCCTTGGAGGAGGTGCACGAGCAGCTGGTGGAGAGCAACCatgagctggagctggatctgCGCGAGGAGCTGGACATGGCCCATGGGGCCAAGAAGGATGTGCTGAGGGAGCGTGATGCGGCCATAGAGACCATCTACGATCGCGATCAGACCATCACCAAGTTCCGGGAGCTGGTCCAGAAGCTGAACGAACAGCTGACGGAGCTGCGCGAGAGGACGTCCAGCAATGAGGACAAGTCCCTGCAGGACCCTAGCCTCAAGCTGGCCACCGAGACCATCGACTACAAGCAGATGTTCGCCGAGTCCAAGGCCTACACGCGCGCCATCGATGTCCAGCTGCGCCAGATCGAGCTGAGTCAGGCCAACGAGCACGTGCACATGCTGACGGCCTTCATGCCCGAGTCGTTCATGAATCGCGGCGGCGACCACGACTCCATTCTGGTCATCCTGCTCATCTCTCGTATCGTGTTCAAGTGCGGCATTGTGGTGTCGCAGACCCGTGAGCGCTTCCCCGCCGTGGAGGCCGTCACCCGGGAGGCAGTCACCCAGGGCCATGCTGTCCAGCAGTACACCTTCAAGTGCCGCCTGATGCACTACATCCACAATCTGCAGTGCGCCCTGCACCAGATCCTGTACGGCCTGAACAGCTGCCAGCCGGACACGCTGCTGCGGGCGGGCAGCTCGCTGCCGGAGATGGTGGCCCAGGAGAAGATCGTCGACGGCATCATCGAGCTGCTCAAGTCCAACCAGCTGGACGAGAACAGCACCACGGACAACATCGAGAAGTGTGTGGCCTTCTTTAATGCGATGAACTCGGTGCTGTTGGCCGGCGAGCAGCTCCTCAACGAGATCCAGATGATCCGCGACTGCGTGGCCTCGTTGGGGGCCGCCTGCGAGAGCATACTCAATGACACGGCCATTGCCAAGGTAATCATTCAGGAGGCGGGCGCCACCAGCGACTCCATGCTGTTGATTCAGTACCTCAACGAGCAGATGGAGAGCATCAGGCAGCAGGTGAAGCTGATCAAGCGACGCCTGCCCAGCGACCAGCACGTGATCAAGTGCGGCCTCTCCCAGCACAAGGTGGACGCGATGCGCGCCCTGGCCCAGAACATCAGTCGCATCATGTCCGCCATGCACCAGGCTACCCGCCAGTCCCTGGCCGCCATCGTGGCCAACATTGAGAGCGACAATGCCGCGGAACATACGCTGCCCCAGGACAAATACTGGTCCCTCCTGTCCGCCGCCTGCGAGCGCATCTACGAGCAGGACGATCGCGGACCCACGCACAACTTTAAGACGCTGCTGGCCCAGGCCAACACGGATCTGCAGCACATTGCGCAGCACCTGCTGGACAAGGAGTACGAGATCATAACGGCAgccaacaccagcaccagtGGTAGCGGCAGCGGACCGCAGCGTCCCACTGCAGCCCAGAGCACGCCCATCATCCAGCGAGCGCAGCTGATCAAGAAGCAGCTGGAGCAGAAGAACGTTCTGGCCGCCACTTTGGAGAACCGCGAGGCGGACATCAAGCAGCTGAAGCTGGCCGCCAAGATGAAGCAGAACGAGCTCAGCGAGATGCAGATCCGCAAGGATCTCGCCGAGAAGAAGCTGAGCGTGCTGCAGAACGAGTACGAGCACGCGGTGGAAAAGTGGAAGCAGCAGTACGAGGAAACgagccagcagctgtcgctgAAGGAGAAGGAGTTCGAGGAGACCATGGATCATCTGCAGAGCGACATCGATGCCCTGGAGAGCGAGAAGAGCGACCTGCGGGACAAGCTGAAGCTGAACACCAGCACCGGCAAGAATCAATCCTCCGACTCGCATTCCCAGCACAGTTTATCCACAGCCGCTTCCGCCGGACCCGGCAGCACCAATGTCAGCTACTCCACGCCGGCCGGCACCGCTCCAGCGGTGGCCGAGGAGGTGCAGCTGCTCAAGTGCGCCTTCAATCACGAGCGGAACGAACGGCTGCGCCTGCAGGCCCAGGACATGCGTGTGAAGCTCGCACAGTTCGAGCCCATCCATGTGCCCCAGCCACAGGATCAGCGCATCAACGCCCTGGAGTCGGAGCTGACCAGGATGAAGCACGCATGGGTGCTGTCGCTGCTACAGGTCCGCTCCAAGGATGCCGTCTCCTCGGGCAGCCTCAACTCGGTGGCCCTTCAGCGACGCCACCAGCCGGTGCCGCCCAAGGGCGAGATCAGCTCGAAAGCTTCCCAGCTGGCCTCCGACATCCTCACAGAGTACCTCCAGAGGAAGCCCCATCGGGCAGCCCGTGGCCAGTTTGCGTCCTTTCCCACCGTCGATGTGAAGCGCGTCCTGCAGATTTGA